One window of the Meriones unguiculatus strain TT.TT164.6M chromosome 13 unlocalized genomic scaffold, Bangor_MerUng_6.1 Chr13_unordered_Scaffold_28, whole genome shotgun sequence genome contains the following:
- the LOC132650662 gene encoding zinc finger protein 431-like — protein MLETYRNLTAIGYNWESHNIEEHCQSPKRHTRYENNHCADKLPEDTQDEVFAHHNSPHTCKSMHTGVDHYECCQYGNAFAHKSHPKT, from the exons atgctggagacctacaggaacctcactgctatag gctacaattgggaaagtcataatatagaagagcattgtcaaagtcctaaaagacacacaag gtatgaaaacaatcattgtgcagacaaactccctgaagatactcaagatgaagtctttgcacatcacaatagtccccacacatgtaaaagtatgcatactggtgtggATCACTATGAATGTTGCCAATATGgtaatgcctttgcacataaaagtcatcctaagacataa